One Cupriavidus oxalaticus genomic region harbors:
- a CDS encoding DUF2092 domain-containing protein gives MARIPALSLLVIALAACSSTPPAPPAATSATSAASAAAPAQAQAQPQPQPNAVDPAVIQALNDMGKYLQSLRQFEVFIDLSGERVLQDGQKLQHTATADLDVQRPDRLRALMRSARSQRDLIYDGKKVTLYSPAQKSYSQADFSDNLGVLAQRLRERFGVEIPSADLFLWGTPEAPVDNIESAMNAGQDIVGGELCDHYAFRQGQLDWQIWIATGNRPLPRKLVITNRSDEARPQSVTQYRWNLNPRFGNSAFAFAPPKDARKAEFVPLKATR, from the coding sequence ATGGCACGCATACCGGCCCTGTCCCTGCTCGTCATCGCGCTGGCGGCCTGCAGCAGCACGCCGCCCGCGCCGCCAGCCGCTACGTCTGCAACCTCGGCCGCATCCGCGGCGGCGCCGGCACAGGCACAGGCGCAACCTCAGCCGCAGCCGAACGCAGTCGACCCCGCGGTGATCCAGGCGCTCAACGACATGGGCAAGTACCTGCAGTCGCTGCGCCAGTTCGAGGTGTTTATCGACCTGTCGGGCGAACGGGTGCTGCAGGACGGCCAGAAGCTGCAGCACACCGCCACGGCGGACCTGGATGTGCAGCGGCCGGACCGGCTGCGCGCGCTGATGCGCAGCGCGCGCTCGCAGCGCGACCTGATCTATGACGGCAAGAAAGTCACGCTGTACTCGCCTGCGCAGAAATCGTACTCGCAGGCCGATTTCAGCGACAACCTGGGCGTGCTGGCGCAGCGGCTGCGCGAGCGCTTCGGGGTCGAGATCCCGTCGGCCGACCTGTTCCTGTGGGGCACGCCCGAGGCGCCGGTGGACAACATCGAATCGGCGATGAACGCCGGGCAGGACATCGTTGGCGGCGAGCTGTGCGACCACTATGCGTTCCGCCAGGGGCAGCTCGACTGGCAGATCTGGATCGCCACCGGCAACCGTCCGCTGCCGCGCAAGCTCGTCATCACCAACCGGTCCGACGAGGCCAGGCCGCAATCGGTCACGCAATACAGGTGGAACCTGAATCCGAGGTTCGGCAATTCAGCGTTCGCCTTCGCGCCGCCCAAGGACGCCAGGAAGGCGGAGTTCGTTCCCCTGAAGGCCACCCGGTAA
- a CDS encoding Bug family tripartite tricarboxylate transporter substrate binding protein, with amino-acid sequence MRTTLFRRACHALAGITTLAVLGGLPGAVKPQDTRPLRLIVPTQPGSQADAVARALSQPLGKHLGQSVVVENIAGAGGVPGTQQIVRAPKDGATLGLISSNHVINPFIYKNLPYDSLRDITPITVIGTLPLVLVVNPSVNAQTTRELVALLKAKPGELNCGSSGNGTVLHLAGQLFASEAKVDIRHVPYKGAGNYTTDLIGGQVQVGFLTVQAVLPLLKAGKLKAIAVSTAQRVPALPDVPTLAESGLPRYSFDAWLAIVGPAGMPTASVSALQSRIQATLQEREVQEHLAAQGVVVAATGADAAVPFFRSELDKHATIVRQAGATLN; translated from the coding sequence ATGCGGACAACGCTGTTTCGGCGGGCGTGCCATGCGCTTGCGGGTATCACCACACTGGCCGTGCTGGGGGGCCTGCCCGGCGCGGTCAAACCGCAGGACACCAGGCCGCTCAGGCTGATCGTGCCGACCCAGCCGGGCTCGCAGGCAGACGCCGTGGCGCGTGCGCTGAGCCAGCCGCTGGGCAAGCACCTGGGCCAGTCGGTGGTGGTCGAGAATATCGCCGGTGCCGGCGGCGTGCCGGGCACGCAGCAGATCGTCAGGGCGCCGAAAGACGGGGCGACGCTGGGCCTGATCTCGTCGAACCACGTGATCAACCCGTTTATCTACAAGAACCTGCCCTATGACTCGCTCAGGGACATCACGCCGATCACGGTGATCGGCACGCTGCCGCTGGTGCTGGTCGTCAATCCTTCGGTCAACGCGCAAACCACCCGCGAACTGGTGGCGCTGCTCAAGGCAAAGCCGGGCGAACTCAACTGTGGTTCGTCGGGCAACGGCACGGTGCTGCATCTGGCTGGCCAGCTGTTCGCCAGCGAAGCGAAGGTCGATATCCGGCATGTGCCCTACAAGGGCGCCGGCAACTACACCACGGACCTGATCGGCGGCCAGGTGCAGGTCGGCTTTTTGACGGTGCAGGCGGTGCTGCCGCTGCTCAAGGCCGGCAAGCTGAAGGCCATCGCGGTGTCGACCGCGCAGCGCGTGCCGGCGCTGCCGGATGTGCCGACGCTGGCGGAGTCGGGCCTGCCGCGCTACAGCTTCGATGCCTGGCTGGCGATCGTCGGTCCGGCGGGCATGCCGACGGCCAGCGTATCGGCGCTGCAGTCCAGGATCCAGGCCACGCTGCAGGAGCGCGAGGTGCAGGAGCACCTGGCGGCGCAGGGCGTGGTTGTGGCGGCCACGGGTGCCGACGCGGCCGTGCCGTTCTTCCGCAGCGAGCTGGACAAGCATGCAACGATCGTCAGGCAGGCGGGGGCGACGCTGAACTAA
- a CDS encoding IS481 family transposase: MPWSQITVKQQREEFVRLARQADANIAELCRRFCISRKTGYKWLNREDLDDRTRRPHSSPGRTPAAVEESVLAIRAEHSAWGARKIARVLERDHCVQIAPSTVNWVLRRHGLIDPAASAAATAWQRFEHDRPNALWQIDFKGHFATDTQRCHPLTVLDDHSRFNVLLRALGNEQFESVQEALENAFARYGLPERINADNGPPWGSPVPRALTTLGAWLIRLGVRLSHSRPRHPQTNGKDERFHRTMQAELLANQRFRDLDDAQHHFSHWRHVYNFKRPHHALDMETPASRYAPSPRAMPHELPPIEYGSDDIVRKVGDGGRICFRGKTFRVGRALIGTPVALRPRVDLDGTFDVYFCHQKVATIDLQQAD; the protein is encoded by the coding sequence TTGCCGTGGAGCCAAATCACCGTGAAGCAGCAAAGAGAAGAGTTCGTCCGCCTGGCACGCCAGGCGGACGCCAATATTGCGGAGCTTTGCCGCCGCTTTTGCATCAGTCGCAAGACCGGTTACAAGTGGTTGAACCGAGAAGATCTGGACGACCGAACTCGGCGGCCACATAGCTCTCCCGGCCGAACTCCAGCGGCAGTCGAAGAGAGCGTGCTAGCGATACGAGCCGAACATTCGGCTTGGGGCGCCCGCAAGATCGCACGCGTGCTGGAACGTGACCACTGCGTCCAAATCGCTCCCAGCACAGTCAATTGGGTGCTGCGCCGCCATGGCTTGATCGATCCGGCCGCCAGTGCGGCCGCTACAGCATGGCAGCGCTTCGAGCACGACCGGCCCAATGCACTATGGCAAATTGACTTTAAAGGCCACTTCGCCACCGACACGCAGCGGTGCCATCCGCTCACAGTCTTGGACGATCACTCCCGCTTCAATGTGCTGCTCAGGGCCTTGGGCAACGAACAGTTTGAATCCGTACAGGAAGCGTTAGAGAACGCGTTCGCGCGCTACGGGCTGCCCGAGCGGATCAATGCAGACAATGGCCCACCTTGGGGTTCTCCGGTGCCCCGGGCACTTACCACGTTGGGCGCTTGGCTGATTCGCCTGGGCGTGCGGCTCAGTCATAGCCGACCTCGCCATCCTCAGACCAACGGTAAGGACGAGCGCTTCCATCGAACCATGCAGGCAGAGCTGCTGGCCAACCAGCGCTTCCGGGATCTGGATGATGCGCAGCATCACTTCAGCCATTGGCGCCACGTGTACAACTTCAAGCGCCCACACCACGCGCTGGATATGGAGACACCCGCAAGCCGCTATGCGCCTAGTCCACGGGCGATGCCGCACGAACTCCCGCCCATCGAGTACGGCAGCGATGACATCGTGCGAAAGGTAGGCGACGGTGGGCGCATCTGCTTCCGAGGAAAGACGTTCCGGGTCGGACGAGCCTTGATCGGAACGCCCGTAGCGTTGCGCCCTCGCGTGGATCTGGACGGCACCTTTGACGTCTACTTCTGCCATCAAAAGGTGGCCACAATAGACCTACAGCAGGCCGACTAA
- a CDS encoding response regulator transcription factor — MKVLLIESHPLLRVALRRTLEHVGAVGEVVTVDPAELAGHRAAGEAVALVVLGLPDDAEAAWLLLCQVGRTWPAARILVLCDIAPRNWVDDKVAAGVVGCLPKSVRPDVLEAAIQLVASGYQVSLGPFGRRPGIAPASPDGTRKGSAAAKADTVAGSRSPGEAHMLGLTPRQYEILVLLARGYPAKTISRQLNVSVATVKCHCSALYKALGVRSKGEAVHVALQRGARLGQAMGPGPGQPKPKDVAGPPQPVPHVAVVDPEDCAAL, encoded by the coding sequence ATGAAGGTGCTGTTGATTGAATCCCACCCCTTGCTGCGGGTGGCGTTGCGCAGGACGCTGGAACACGTCGGGGCCGTCGGCGAGGTCGTCACCGTCGACCCGGCGGAACTCGCGGGGCACCGTGCTGCCGGCGAAGCCGTCGCCCTGGTCGTGCTCGGCCTGCCGGACGATGCGGAGGCGGCATGGCTGCTGCTATGCCAGGTCGGCAGGACCTGGCCCGCGGCGCGGATACTGGTACTGTGCGACATCGCGCCCCGGAACTGGGTCGATGACAAGGTCGCGGCGGGCGTCGTGGGTTGCCTGCCTAAATCGGTGCGGCCCGATGTGCTGGAAGCAGCGATACAGCTGGTCGCCAGCGGCTACCAGGTCAGCCTGGGTCCGTTCGGCCGGCGGCCGGGCATTGCACCGGCATCGCCCGATGGCACGCGCAAAGGCAGTGCCGCCGCGAAGGCGGATACCGTGGCCGGCTCCCGTTCGCCCGGCGAGGCCCACATGCTCGGCCTCACGCCGCGCCAGTATGAAATCCTGGTACTGCTCGCACGCGGTTATCCGGCCAAGACCATCAGCCGGCAGCTGAACGTTTCAGTGGCGACGGTCAAGTGCCATTGCAGCGCCCTGTACAAGGCGCTCGGCGTACGCAGCAAGGGCGAAGCGGTCCACGTGGCGCTGCAACGTGGTGCCCGTCTGGGACAGGCAATGGGGCCCGGCCCGGGCCAACCGAAACCGAAGGACGTGGCAGGCCCACCGCAGCCGGTGCCACATGTTGCTGTCGTGGATCCCGAGGATTGCGCCGCGCTGTAG
- the phaP gene encoding TIGR01841 family phasin (Members of this family are phasins (small proteins associated with inclusions such as PHA granules). Note that several different families of phasins have been named PhaP despite very little sequence similarity to each other.) yields the protein MPVFAPDQFAVTHGSGFADCFAYSSILFAGFQRIAELNLQTAQAAFEESQQRMQALLASRDLRQVLDMQNGLTPLAADKACAYTRQVCEIASETQAELAQLTQERFQQAIELAQSRLSHATASAVATRVAA from the coding sequence ATGCCCGTTTTCGCGCCCGATCAGTTCGCTGTCACCCACGGCAGCGGCTTCGCCGACTGCTTCGCCTACTCCAGCATCCTGTTTGCCGGCTTCCAGCGGATCGCCGAGCTGAACCTGCAGACCGCGCAGGCCGCCTTCGAGGAAAGCCAGCAACGCATGCAGGCGCTGCTGGCCAGCAGGGACCTGCGCCAGGTCCTCGACATGCAGAACGGCCTGACGCCCCTTGCCGCCGACAAGGCCTGTGCCTACACGCGGCAGGTATGCGAAATCGCTTCCGAAACGCAGGCCGAACTTGCCCAGCTGACGCAGGAACGCTTCCAGCAAGCGATCGAACTTGCGCAATCCAGGCTGAGCCACGCCACCGCGTCGGCAGTCGCAACGCGAGTCGCCGCATAA
- a CDS encoding TolC family protein encodes MLSLRRLTLALLCAPALGPAWLHAAAAQAAPTLSLEETVALATAHAGNAESSPGAVESAVQMAVAAGQLPDPVLKLGLNNVPLNGPDQFSLTRDFMTMRSVSVMQEFTRADKRRARAARSAAEATAAEAKRAVGLAGVQRNAAGAWLDLWYAEQAAVLLGHHVHPLDLALQAATAAYRSGRGSRADVLAMELEIEKLHDRQDESRAAVATAMLNLERWVGPAARRPLSERPPLDVPQGIQHLLQGEFDTVPEVTAAQREVALAESEIQVATEARKPDVTVELMYSQRGPAYSNMGSLNVSFPVPWDRGNRQDRDVAARLAQANEARARFEIVRRNTQAMVGARLAELRRNLERLKRYDEKTLPLARAQADAALTAYRANTGALPAVAEASHRAIDMAAERLALEARTARLWADLTFLIPLPTAQTGPAIKDLK; translated from the coding sequence ATGCTTTCTCTTCGTCGCCTGACACTGGCGCTGCTGTGCGCGCCTGCGCTGGGCCCGGCGTGGTTGCACGCCGCGGCTGCGCAAGCCGCCCCAACTCTTTCCCTCGAGGAGACCGTCGCGCTCGCGACCGCCCACGCGGGAAATGCCGAATCATCTCCCGGCGCCGTCGAGTCGGCCGTGCAAATGGCGGTCGCCGCCGGCCAGTTGCCGGACCCGGTGCTCAAGCTCGGGCTGAACAACGTCCCCCTGAACGGGCCGGACCAGTTCTCGCTGACCCGGGACTTCATGACCATGCGATCGGTCAGCGTGATGCAGGAATTCACGCGCGCGGACAAGCGCCGCGCAAGGGCGGCACGTTCCGCGGCCGAGGCGACTGCCGCCGAGGCGAAACGGGCTGTCGGACTGGCCGGCGTGCAACGCAACGCGGCCGGTGCCTGGCTTGATCTGTGGTACGCCGAGCAGGCCGCCGTCCTCCTCGGCCATCACGTCCACCCGCTGGATCTGGCGCTCCAGGCGGCGACGGCCGCCTATCGCAGCGGGCGCGGCTCGCGTGCGGATGTCCTGGCGATGGAGCTGGAAATCGAGAAGCTGCACGACCGCCAGGACGAAAGCCGTGCCGCTGTTGCCACGGCCATGCTCAATCTCGAGCGCTGGGTCGGGCCCGCGGCCAGGCGTCCGTTGTCGGAGCGCCCGCCGCTTGACGTGCCGCAAGGCATTCAGCACCTGTTGCAAGGCGAGTTCGACACGGTGCCTGAGGTGACGGCGGCGCAGCGCGAAGTGGCCCTGGCGGAGTCGGAGATCCAGGTGGCGACGGAAGCCCGCAAACCGGATGTGACGGTCGAGCTGATGTACAGCCAGCGCGGCCCGGCTTACTCCAACATGGGATCGCTCAATGTCAGCTTCCCGGTGCCCTGGGACCGCGGCAATCGCCAGGACCGCGATGTCGCAGCCAGGCTCGCACAGGCCAACGAGGCGCGCGCCAGGTTCGAAATCGTCCGCCGCAACACACAGGCCATGGTGGGCGCCAGGCTCGCCGAACTGCGGCGCAACCTGGAGCGGCTCAAGCGCTACGACGAGAAGACCTTGCCGCTCGCCCGCGCGCAAGCGGATGCCGCGCTCACGGCCTACCGGGCCAATACCGGGGCGCTGCCCGCTGTTGCCGAGGCCAGCCATCGCGCCATCGACATGGCGGCGGAACGGCTGGCACTGGAGGCCAGGACGGCCAGGCTCTGGGCCGACCTGACCTTCCTGATCCCTCTGCCGACCGCGCAGACCGGGCCGGCCATCAAGGATCTCAAATGA
- a CDS encoding efflux RND transporter periplasmic adaptor subunit, with protein sequence MKKAVIAAAAAAAVVVAGAAIYGAYHLGVTRGTQLAQSGASGAGSVLKAGDIDPKTGRRILYWHDPMVPGQRFDRPGKSPFMDMPLVPVYADGEGGGGGVTVDSRVAQNLGIRTAEVMTGRISAVLEAPGNVAIDERSVQVIQARTSGFVQHVAVNATLDPVRRGQVLVTVYSPDWIAAQEEYLAVSRVAADGGVDLRAAARARMLQAGMTPGQVRAVESSGKLQLHAGIVSPVDGVVTEVAVREGMTVSPGTTLFRLADLSRIWVIAEVPEGQARAIAPGQAVRVLPTGATEPLAGTIDTVLPDVNPATRTIKVRIVLPNQGRRLLPGMFVTARFDSVDSGGQEEVLMIPLESVIRTGRRSTVMVDAGTAGFVATEIKTGREAAGMVEVLEGLQAGQKVVTSGQFLIDSEASLRGTAERMGASPAASAPAAATPGHEGLGRIESVNDTGSLTISHGPIPSLQWGAMTMDFAAPPAGLPKGLKPGDRIRFRFHLDKDGMAILSSVEPAGTTPEAKP encoded by the coding sequence ATGAAGAAAGCAGTCATTGCCGCGGCCGCAGCCGCAGCCGTCGTTGTCGCCGGCGCCGCCATCTATGGCGCCTATCATCTTGGCGTCACGCGCGGGACACAACTTGCCCAGTCGGGGGCATCGGGCGCCGGGTCCGTGCTCAAGGCTGGCGACATCGACCCGAAGACCGGCAGGAGGATCCTGTACTGGCATGATCCGATGGTGCCCGGCCAGCGCTTCGACAGGCCGGGCAAGTCTCCCTTCATGGATATGCCGCTCGTGCCGGTCTATGCCGACGGGGAAGGCGGAGGCGGCGGGGTCACGGTCGACAGCCGTGTCGCGCAGAACCTCGGCATCCGCACGGCCGAGGTCATGACCGGCCGGATCAGCGCCGTGCTCGAGGCGCCAGGCAATGTCGCCATCGACGAGCGCAGTGTCCAGGTGATCCAGGCACGAACCAGCGGTTTCGTCCAGCATGTCGCGGTCAATGCAACCCTCGACCCGGTGCGGCGCGGGCAAGTCCTTGTAACGGTGTATTCGCCCGACTGGATCGCCGCGCAGGAGGAATACCTCGCCGTGTCCCGCGTGGCCGCCGATGGCGGGGTTGACCTGCGCGCTGCGGCCAGGGCCCGCATGCTGCAGGCAGGCATGACGCCAGGCCAGGTGCGCGCAGTCGAGTCGTCCGGCAAGCTGCAGCTTCATGCCGGCATCGTGAGTCCGGTCGACGGCGTCGTGACCGAGGTTGCGGTCCGCGAGGGCATGACGGTCTCCCCAGGCACGACACTGTTCCGCCTGGCCGACCTGAGCCGGATCTGGGTGATTGCCGAGGTCCCGGAGGGCCAGGCCCGCGCCATTGCTCCCGGCCAGGCGGTCAGGGTATTGCCCACCGGCGCAACCGAGCCGCTGGCCGGAACGATCGATACCGTCCTGCCGGACGTCAATCCGGCCACGCGTACCATCAAGGTGCGCATTGTCCTGCCCAACCAGGGCAGGCGGCTGTTGCCGGGCATGTTCGTGACAGCCCGTTTCGACAGCGTCGACAGCGGCGGGCAGGAAGAGGTGCTGATGATTCCGCTGGAATCCGTCATCCGCACCGGCCGGCGCAGCACCGTCATGGTGGATGCCGGCACGGCAGGCTTTGTGGCAACCGAGATCAAGACCGGACGCGAGGCCGCGGGCATGGTCGAGGTGCTGGAGGGGCTGCAGGCGGGCCAGAAGGTGGTCACCTCCGGACAATTCCTGATCGATTCGGAGGCCAGCCTGCGCGGCACCGCAGAGCGCATGGGTGCCTCCCCGGCGGCTTCCGCGCCGGCGGCAGCCACGCCCGGGCACGAGGGGCTCGGCCGGATCGAGTCAGTCAACGACACCGGGAGCCTGACGATCTCGCACGGCCCCATCCCCTCGTTGCAGTGGGGCGCGATGACCATGGATTTCGCGGCGCCGCCTGCCGGCCTGCCGAAGGGGCTCAAGCCCGGTGACCGCATCCGGTTCCGCTTCCACCTGGACAAGGACGGCATGGCGATCCTGTCATCGGTCGAGCCGGCGGGCACCACCCCGGAGGCCAAGCCATGA
- a CDS encoding efflux RND transporter permease subunit, producing MIARLILASIRNRFLVLLVTVMVTAWGLWAARSMPLDALPDLSDVQVIIRTPFPGQAPQIVENQVTYPLTTTMLSVPGAKTVRGYSFFGDSFVYVLFEDGTDLYWARSRVLEYLNQVQSRLPAAARPALGPDATGVGWIYEYALVDKTGQHDLSQLRALQDWFLRFELKSLPNVAEVASLGGMVRQYQVVLMPDRLRAYNLSQARVLAALRGANQETGGSVLELGEAEYMVRASGYLKTLDDFRQIPLVTSEAGIPVRLGDVAVIQLGPEMRRGIAELDGQGEVAGGVIVMRSGKNALETIEAVKARLATLQQSLPAGVQIVTTYDRSALINRAVENLTHKLAEEFIVVALVCLVFLFHLRSALVAIVSLPLGVLAAFLVMRYQGVNADIMSLGGIAIAIGAMVDAAVVMIENAHKHLEHWHADHPGHELGAHERWGVIGAAAAEVGPALFLSLLIITLSFIPVFTLEAQEGRLFSPLAYTKTYSMAAAAGLSVTLVPVLMGYMIRGRIPAEQSNPLSRWLIRAYRPVLARVLAYPRATVAIAALLLLATAWPIMRIGGEFMPPLDEGDLLYMPSALPGLSVGKAAQLLQQTDRMIKTVPEVATVFGKAGRADTATDPAPIEMFETTIQFKPRDQWRAGMTADKLVEELDRVVKVPGLSNIWVPPIRNRIDMLATGIKSPVGIKVAGADLQEIDRLAMRIEDAVRTVPGVTSALAERLTGGRYIDVDIDRMAAGRYGLNIEDVQRIVSSAIGGDNVGEVVDGLARFPINVRYPRDYRESVEQLRNLPIVTDSGQQIVLADVARIQVVQGPPMLRSENARLSGWVYVDIRGRDLRSAVRDMQAAVAKAVPMPAGYSLSWSGQFEYLERATAKLKVVVPFTLLIIFVLLYLVFGRLDEALLIMGTLPLALIGGFWLLYLLGYNLSVAGVVGFIALAGVAAEFGVIMLLYLKQAWSAREDRGETGSAALMDAIQEGAVLRVRPKAMTVAVILAGLIPIMWSHGTGSEVMQRIAAPMVGGMVTAPLLSLFVVPAVYLLMRRRKTRSTPLSAQPSLQEKSE from the coding sequence ATGATCGCCCGGCTGATTCTCGCGTCCATCCGCAACCGCTTCCTGGTGCTGCTGGTCACGGTCATGGTGACCGCATGGGGACTGTGGGCGGCGCGCAGCATGCCGCTCGATGCGTTGCCGGACCTGTCCGATGTGCAGGTGATCATCCGCACGCCGTTTCCCGGCCAGGCGCCGCAGATTGTGGAGAACCAGGTCACCTATCCGCTGACCACCACCATGCTGTCGGTGCCGGGCGCCAAAACCGTGCGTGGCTATTCGTTCTTTGGCGACTCCTTTGTCTACGTGCTGTTCGAGGATGGCACCGATCTCTATTGGGCACGGTCGCGGGTGCTGGAATACCTGAACCAGGTGCAGTCCCGCCTGCCCGCCGCCGCCAGGCCGGCACTGGGGCCGGACGCCACCGGCGTCGGCTGGATCTACGAGTACGCGCTGGTGGACAAGACCGGGCAGCATGACCTGAGCCAGTTGCGCGCGCTGCAGGACTGGTTCCTGCGCTTCGAGCTGAAGTCGCTGCCCAACGTCGCCGAGGTCGCCTCGCTGGGCGGCATGGTCAGGCAGTACCAGGTCGTGCTGATGCCGGATCGGCTGCGTGCCTACAACCTGTCGCAGGCCAGGGTGCTGGCGGCGCTCAGGGGGGCCAACCAGGAAACCGGCGGCTCGGTGCTGGAACTGGGGGAAGCGGAGTACATGGTCCGCGCCAGCGGATACCTGAAGACACTCGACGATTTCCGGCAGATCCCGCTGGTGACCAGCGAGGCCGGCATCCCGGTGCGGCTCGGCGATGTCGCCGTGATCCAGCTCGGTCCCGAGATGCGGCGCGGCATTGCCGAACTCGACGGCCAGGGCGAGGTCGCCGGCGGCGTCATCGTGATGCGCTCGGGCAAGAACGCGCTGGAAACCATCGAGGCGGTCAAGGCCAGGCTCGCCACGTTGCAGCAGAGCTTGCCGGCCGGCGTGCAGATCGTGACCACCTACGACCGCTCCGCGCTGATCAACCGGGCGGTGGAAAACCTGACGCACAAGCTGGCCGAAGAGTTTATCGTCGTCGCCCTGGTGTGCCTGGTCTTCCTGTTCCATCTGCGCTCCGCGCTGGTGGCCATCGTCTCATTGCCGCTGGGTGTGCTGGCCGCGTTCCTGGTCATGCGCTACCAGGGTGTCAATGCCGACATCATGTCGCTGGGCGGCATCGCGATCGCCATCGGCGCCATGGTCGATGCCGCGGTTGTCATGATCGAGAACGCGCACAAGCACCTGGAGCACTGGCATGCGGACCATCCCGGCCATGAGCTGGGCGCGCACGAGCGCTGGGGCGTGATCGGTGCGGCGGCAGCCGAGGTCGGGCCCGCGCTGTTCCTGTCGCTGCTGATCATCACGCTGTCGTTCATCCCGGTGTTCACGCTGGAGGCGCAGGAGGGCAGGCTGTTCTCGCCGCTGGCCTACACCAAGACCTATTCCATGGCCGCGGCGGCGGGCCTGTCCGTGACCCTGGTGCCGGTCCTGATGGGCTACATGATCCGCGGCAGGATCCCTGCCGAGCAGTCGAATCCGCTCAGCCGATGGCTGATCCGCGCCTACCGGCCGGTGCTGGCCAGGGTGCTTGCCTACCCGCGGGCCACCGTGGCGATCGCCGCGCTGCTGTTGCTTGCGACCGCGTGGCCGATCATGCGAATCGGCGGCGAATTCATGCCGCCGCTCGATGAGGGCGACCTGCTGTACATGCCGTCGGCACTGCCGGGGCTGTCCGTCGGCAAGGCAGCGCAGCTGCTGCAGCAGACCGACCGCATGATCAAGACCGTGCCGGAGGTGGCCACCGTGTTCGGCAAGGCGGGCCGCGCCGATACCGCGACCGATCCGGCGCCGATCGAGATGTTCGAGACCACCATCCAGTTCAAGCCGCGTGACCAGTGGCGTGCCGGCATGACGGCCGACAAGCTGGTGGAGGAGCTCGACCGCGTGGTGAAGGTGCCCGGCCTGTCCAATATCTGGGTGCCGCCGATCCGCAACCGCATCGACATGCTCGCCACCGGCATCAAGAGCCCCGTGGGCATCAAGGTGGCCGGCGCCGACCTGCAGGAAATCGACCGCCTTGCCATGCGCATCGAAGACGCCGTCAGGACGGTGCCTGGCGTCACCTCGGCGCTGGCCGAACGGCTGACCGGCGGGCGCTATATCGATGTCGACATCGACCGCATGGCGGCCGGCCGGTATGGCCTGAACATCGAGGATGTCCAGCGCATCGTGTCGTCGGCGATCGGCGGCGACAACGTGGGGGAAGTCGTCGACGGGCTGGCGCGTTTTCCCATCAACGTGCGTTATCCGCGCGACTACCGCGAATCGGTCGAGCAGCTGCGCAACCTCCCCATCGTCACCGACAGCGGCCAGCAGATCGTCCTGGCCGACGTTGCGCGCATCCAGGTGGTGCAGGGGCCGCCGATGCTGCGCAGCGAAAACGCCCGCCTGTCCGGCTGGGTGTACGTGGATATCCGCGGGCGCGACCTGCGCTCGGCCGTCCGGGACATGCAGGCCGCCGTGGCAAAGGCGGTGCCGATGCCGGCGGGCTACTCGCTCAGCTGGTCGGGGCAGTTCGAGTACCTGGAGCGGGCGACGGCGAAGCTGAAGGTGGTGGTGCCGTTCACGCTGCTGATCATCTTCGTGCTGCTTTACCTGGTGTTCGGCCGTCTCGACGAAGCGCTGCTGATCATGGGCACGCTGCCGCTGGCGCTGATCGGCGGGTTCTGGCTGCTCTACCTGCTGGGCTACAACCTGTCGGTGGCCGGCGTCGTCGGCTTCATTGCGCTGGCCGGGGTTGCGGCGGAGTTTGGCGTGATCATGCTGCTCTACCTGAAGCAGGCCTGGAGCGCACGCGAGGACCGTGGCGAGACCGGCTCGGCCGCCCTGATGGATGCCATCCAGGAAGGCGCGGTACTGCGCGTGCGCCCCAAAGCCATGACGGTCGCGGTGATTCTCGCCGGCCTGATTCCCATCATGTGGTCGCATGGCACGGGCTCGGAAGTCATGCAGCGCATTGCCGCCCCGATGGTCGGCGGCATGGTGACTGCGCCGTTGCTGTCCCTGTTTGTCGTGCCGGCGGTGTACCTGCTGATGCGCAGGCGCAAGACAAGATCCACCCCACTTTCCGCTCAACCCTCGCTTCAGGAGAAATCAGAGTGA
- a CDS encoding copper-binding protein: protein MKHVKTLAIVLALAGPPAAFAAGSMDGMDMKPSAGLKQAPRPVAAEIRKIDMKAGKVTLRHDPIENLGMSAMTMAFPVQDPASLKHFKEGESVSVTFDNVNGKPTVVEMQRK, encoded by the coding sequence GTGAAACACGTCAAGACTCTCGCAATCGTGCTGGCCCTCGCTGGCCCTCCGGCGGCATTCGCTGCGGGATCGATGGACGGCATGGACATGAAGCCGTCGGCCGGATTGAAGCAGGCTCCCCGCCCCGTTGCGGCCGAAATCAGGAAGATCGACATGAAGGCCGGCAAAGTCACCCTCAGGCATGACCCGATCGAGAACCTCGGCATGTCCGCCATGACCATGGCGTTCCCGGTCCAGGATCCCGCCTCGTTGAAGCATTTCAAGGAAGGCGAGTCGGTGTCGGTCACGTTCGACAACGTCAATGGCAAGCCGACCGTCGTGGAAATGCAGCGCAAGTAA